CCGCGGTGGCCAGCACCAGGTTCGTCACGACGGATGACGCGCAGGCGGCCACGAGCGGGAAGGCGTTCGACCCCGCCGGGTATGCCGCCGAACGGTACGAGTCGGAGATCGCGCCGCAGATCGAGGCCGACGCGATCGACCTCGCCGGCCTGCTGGAAGAGCTGGCGGCCGGGGCCGACGAAGCGGAGTTCGGGCACACGCCGGGAGCGGGCAGCTCGTACAGCTTCCCGGTGGAGTTCACGGCCGTCGCGGGAGCCCCGAACGGATCGATCCTGCCCGTCACGGTCGAAGGAATCCCGGGCGGTGTCACCGTGCAGGTGCAGATCGGCCCGGCGATCAACGGAACGGCGATCCGCGACGTCACCGGCACGGTCTCCTTCAACGAGTTCAAGAACCAGCTCGAGTTCCAGGAGGTCGCGACCGAGCTGAACAACAGCGTGCGCGAGACGGCGCTGAGCGATCTCGACCCCGTCTCGCTCGAGGGGAAGACGCTGCACGTCGTCGGCGCGTTCACGAGGGTCAATCCCGCACTCGTGTCCATCGTCCCCGTGGTGTTCGAGGTGCAGCCGTGAGCGACGCGGCGATCGAACGGGACGCCGTGGTGATGCGCGCACGGCAGATCACGAAGACCTACGGCGCCACGAGGGCACTCAAGGGCGTGGACTTCGAGATCCGGAGCGGTGCGGTCACGGCGCTCTTCGGCGAGAACGGTGCGGGCAAGTCGACGCTCATGAAGATCCTCTCCGGGGTCGAGACGCCGACGAGCGGCATCCTCGAGCTCGACGGCCGTGAGATCCAGCTGGCCAGCACCGTCGACGCGGCGGAGCACGGCATCGCGATCATCCACCAGGAACTCAGCCTGTGTCCGAACCTGAGCATCAGGGACAACATCTACATGGGCCGGGAGCTCGTTCGCGGGGGCATCGTCGTGGACGAACGCACCGAGAACGTGCGAACACGCGAACTGATGGCACGGCTGGAGGAGCAGCTCGACCCGCGCACCCTCGTCGCGGACCTCCGCCTCGGGCAGCAGCAGGTCGTGGAGATCGCACGCGCGCTCGCCGGCGATGCGCGGGTGCTGATCATGGACGAACCGACGTCGGCGCTCTCGGGCAACGAGGTCGAAGTGCTGTTCCGGCTCATCCGCGAGCTGACCGACTCGGGAGTGGCCATCGTCTACATCTCCCATCACCTCGAGGAGGCGCTCGAGATCGCCGACCACGCGGTTGTGTTCCGTGACGGCGAGCTCGTGGCGACGGGGGAACGCGACGCGATCGACATCGCGTGGGTGATCTCCAACATGGTCGGACGGTCAGCCGACGACCTCAGCCCCGACCTGCGCGACGAGTTCGGCGAGATCGCACTGTCGTTGCGGAACGTGACGGTCGCCGACCCATCCAATCCCACTCGTCTCGCCGTCGATGACCTCAGCCTCGACGTCCGGGCCGGCGAGATCGTCTGCCTCTACGGACTCATGGGCGCCGGCCGCACGGAACTGCTCGAAGCACTCGCCGGCCGGGCGCCGATCCAGCGCGGCACGGTCACCGTCGGCGGGAAGGAGCTGCGCGGCGAGTCGATCGCCGACCGCATCCGGATGGGGCTCGCACTCGTTCCGGAGGACCGGCAGCGCGACGGACTCGTGCAGACCATGTCGGTGGGGGAGAACAGTTCCCTCGCGAGCCTGATCGCGTACGTGCGGGGCTTCTGGATCGGCGATCGCTGCGAGCGGGAGGCCGTCGAGAAGGGCATCGCCGACGTTCGCGTCAAGACATCCGGTCCCTCAGCGTCGATCACCTCGCTGTCAGGCGGGAACCAGCAGAAGGTCGTCATCGGAAAGGTGCTCATGACCGAACCCGACGTCATCCTGCTCGACGAACCGTCGAGGGGGATCGATGTGGGAGCGAAGGGCGAGATCTTCGCCCTCATGGCCCGTGAGGCCCGGCGCGGCCTCGCTGTGCTCTTCGCCACGTCGGAGGTGAGCGAGGCGCTCGGCGTCTCGAACCGCGTCGTGGTGATGTCGAAGGGCCGCATCGTCCGCCAGTTCGACCCGAAGAACGCCACACGCGAAGACCTGATGATCGCCTCCGGAGAGGCGACCGAGGAAGAACTGACGGGGAGCGCACACCGATGAACGCCATGACCACCCAGCACGTCGAACCCACGACCACGAAGCCGACGCCCGACCCGAAGCGGCCGTCCCGCAACGTCGACATCTGGTCGCTGCTCATGGAGGGACGCGCCTTCATCGCGCTGATCCTCCTCGTGATCGTCTTCGCGTCGCTGTCGGACTCGTTCCTGACCATGAACAACCTGATCACGATGACCAAGCACGTCGCCTACAACGCGATCCTCGCGATCGGCATGCTGTTCGTCATCCTCAAGGGCGGCATCGACCTGTCGGTCGGCTCCACTGTCGGCCTGTCCGGCGTCGTCGCCGGCACCCTGCTGCAGGGGTGGCAGCTGGAGCTGTTCGACATCGTCGCCTTTCCGCAGGTCTGGGTCGTCGTGGTCGCCTCGCTGGCCGTCGGAACCCTCGTCGGGGCGGTCAACGGGGTGCTCGTCACGAGGTTCAACGTCGCACCGTTCATCGCCACACTGGGCATGCTGTACGTGGCCCGCGGCGCGGCCCTGCTGATCTCGAACGGCACCACCTACCCGCGGCTCGCGGGCAGCGAGGAGCTGGGCAACCAGGGATTCCTCCTGATCGGCGGCGGCCGCATTCTCGGCATCCCGACCGCCATCTGGATCATGGTCGTCTTCGCCCTGATCGCCGTCTTCGTGCTGCGCAAGACCCCCTTCGGCCGCTGGGTCTACGCCACCGGCGGGAACGAGCGCGCAGCCGAGCTCTCCGGCGTGCCGGTGAAGAAGGTGAAGATGCGCGTGTACATCATCAGCGGCTTCTGCGCGGCCACGACCGGACTGATCATCTCGTCCGAACTCACGAGCGCGGCTCCGCAACTCGGCGAGACGTTTGAGCTGAACGCGATCGCCGCCGTCGTCATCGGCGGTGCAGCGCTCACCGGGGGCCGGGGCAACGTGCGAGGCGTGCTGATCGGCGCCTTCGTGATCGGCTTCCTCAGCGACGGTCTCGTGCTCCTGGGCGTGTCGACGTTCTGGCAGATCACGATCAAGGGCGCGGTGATCATCCTCGCCGTGATGCTCGATCAAGCCCAGCAGCGCATCAAGCGCTCCAAGAACGCCGCCCTCGCCGCGGCCGACCGACAGTCTTCGCGTCAGGCGCCGCAGGCGGACAACTGACCGAGAGGGCGCCGGCCGTCGGCCGGTGCCCGTTAGTGAAACACCCGATCGAAAGGCAAGACATGCGACGCAGGATCATCGCGGCTGCTGCGGCCACACTCACGGCACTGGCGCTGGCGGGCTGTTCGTCTCCCAGCGGAGCGGATGGCGGTACTGGCGGAGACGGTGAGGCGGGCGGGCTCATCGCGATCATCACGCCATCTCACGACAACCCGTTCTTCAAGGCGGAGGCGGATGCGGCCCAGGCCGAGGCCGAGAAGCTGGGATACGAGACATCCGTCGCATCTCACGACGACGACCCGAACAAGCAGAGCGAACTCATCGACGCGGCCATCAGCAACGGCGCAAAGGCGATCATCCTCGACAATGCCGGCGCCGACGCCTCGATCGGTCCGGTGCAGAAGGCCGAGGATGCCGGCATCCCCGTCTTCCTGATCGATCGTGAGATCAACGAGACCGGCATCGCGAAGGCGCAGATCGTCGCCAACAACGCGCAGGGTGCGGCAGCGGTCGCCGAGGAGTTCGTCGCGGCACTTCCGAATGGCGGCAAGTACCTCGAGCTCACCGGCAAGGAGTCCGACACGAATGCGGGCGTTCGTTCCGAGGCGTTCGCGAGCGTCATCTCCCAGTACCCGAACCTGACCCAGGTCGCGAAGGAGACCGCCAACTGGAGCCAGGATGAGGCGTTCAGCAAGATCGAGACGCTGCTGCAGCGTGATCCCGATGTCCAGGGCATCATCGCGGGCAACGACACGATGGCGCTCGGCGCCGTCGCTGCGGTCGAGGCCGCGGGACTCACCGGCAAGGTCGTCATCGCCGGCTTCGACGGGAGCCCTGATGCAGTGGCGGCCATCGCCGACGGCAAGCTCCTCGCCACCGGATTGCAGCCGGCCGTGCTGATCTCGCAGCTCGCCGTGCAGCAGGCCGACCGGTTCATCACGACCGGCGAGACCGGCGAAGACGAGAAGCAGTCCATCGACTGCATCGTGATCAACGCCGACAACGCGGGTTCCTACACGCTGTTCGCGATCGAGTAGAGCTGGCAACTGGAGGGGCGCTCGCCGGCGGACGGCGGGCGCCTTCTCTATTCGCGGGTCTCGGTCTTCGATGGCTGAGAGAGACGCGCTGCCAGCATTTCGGCCGCGTCGCGCGAAGGTGGGAGATGCGATGAAGCGAATCGGGACGGCGGCCGTGGCAGTTCTGGCGGTTCTGCTTTCGGGATGTTCCGCGCCGGCGACCGACCTCTGGAGAGGTCGTACTAACTTCGTAGAGTGACCATCGAATTACAGTCGGTGACGTTCCGCTCTCAGAATCCGCAGCGCGACGCAGAGTTCTGGGGAGCCGTGTTGAACCGACCCCTTGAAGGCGACGGCGCCGGGATCTTGCTCGCCGGGGAGTCAGGACAGGTGGGTATCCGGTTTACCGCCGGCGCTCCTCATGGTGAGGAGAAGAATCGCCTTCACCTTCATCTCGCTGACGGACCCCGTGATCAGAGTGACACCATCGCGGTGTGCCTGAAGCTCGGGGCGCGGCTTCTCGGCAGCGGTCACGTACCGGAGAACAGTTACGCGGTCATGGCCGATGTGGTCGGAGATGAGTTCTGTGTGATCGAAGACAGGAACTCCTACTTGGCCGGATGTGGTCCGTTGGGGGAGGTCACGTGCGATGGCACGCGAACTGTTGGACTGTTTTGGAGCCTGGTACTCGGATGGCCTCTTGTGTGGGACGAGGGCGAAGAAACCTCCATCCAGTCTCCTGCCGGTGGAACAAAGATCGCCTGGAACGGTGAAACCGTAAATCCAAAGACTGCTCGAGATCGTCGATACTTGGTGCTCTCCGTCGCGAGACATCAGCTCGATGATGAAGTAAGCCGACTGCTGGCCCTCGGGGCCTCTCGTCAGGCCATCAGCCAGACGGGTGAGACCGTCCTCAGCGATCCCGACGGCAACAAGTTCGTACTTCGCGCGATCTAGGACCGCATCCAGGCGCCCGATCGAGAGCAGGCTTGCCGCGGTCGGCGTCTGCTGCGGGGCGCACCGGCGCAGGTCACTGTCACACGAGCAGCGCCTCGAGCTCCGGAAGTCGGCCGAACAGGTCGGGGAGGCCGCGCACCCCCTTGCGCACGGACTCGTGCGACAGCGCGAGGTCAGGGCCGGTGCTCGCCTCGACACCGGCGAGGCACCGGAGGATGTTCCACCTCGTGTGCCCCAGCCAGCCGCCGATCATGAACACAAACCAGCTTGGACCTGACGGCGGCAGCGCTCCGCCCCCCGCGACATAGCCGTCGAGAACCGAGCGGAAAATAGCGGGCTTGATGTCGTCGAAGCCAGGTCCCTTCGCGAGGCTCAGCGCGGTCGAGCCGAGCTCACTGGACAGGTCGAGCATCCCCGAGAGCTCCCAGTCGAGCACCACCGGCCGACCCTCTCGAGCGAGCAGGTTCCACGGTTGGATGTCCCTGTGGGTCAGCACGACGGGGCCCGGCCGTTCGCAGGTGTCGACGAAGTGGGCAATCGCGAGGAACGTCTCGACGTGAGAGGCGAGCTCGTCGGCCCACGGCTGTCCGGTCGCCGCCGCCCGCGCGGCGAGCTCGGACCAGTCCCGTGACGTCGGGTCCTCGATCGGCACATGGGTCCACGCGACGTCGAGCGCATGGATGCGCGCGAGGATCTCACCGATCTCAAACGCGTACGCCGCCGACACCGGCGCTTCGGGCACCTTCTCGCCTTCGACCCATCGGTGAACGAGCGTGTAGTCGCTGGCCGAGATCGGCTCCGGCATCGGAATGCCGGCAGCGAAGGCCGCCCGCTCAAACCTGAACACATCCTCGACGCGATAGGTCCAGCGGCGGTCGACGAGGTTCAACTCCTTCACCGCGAACGACCCCTGGTCGGTGTCGAGCCGGTACATCCGGTTGGCGAACCCGCCGTGGACGCGAATCATCGGCCCGATCGGCGCGCCGAGATGCCAAAGGTCCACCCGCGCATTCTAGGAGCTGGCAGTTCATCCCTTTGTGACTGTCGGCTCTTGATGACGCACTCGAGTGCAACGAACAAACGCGGCACGAATCAGAAGCGGGAGATTGCTTCGTCGAGCATCCGATGCCCCTGCGCTTCGAACGCGACATCGCCGACGAGGAACGCCCATGCGGCGGTGCTGATGGCTTCGCGTAGGAGCTCGATCGGCCAGACCTCTTCGCCACGTGGATCGGCGCCGTAGCCGTTGAGGAAGACAACTTCGAGGGCGGGGATCTCCCTCCACTGCTGGTTGGCAAGCCGGCAGAGGTCTGTTTCGCGTGGCCGGAAGTCGAATCTCCCGAAGTCGATCACCCTCACTCGGTCATCGTCGATCAGCCAGTTCCGCGGGTGCCAGTCGCCGTGAGTGGGAACGACTACGACAGGTGCCGGGCGGTACGCGCCAAGGATGCGCCGCGCCTCTGCGTCGACCCGCGGGGAGATCCGGTGTGGTCGATCGAGCCAGGAAAGCGCCTTGGCCGTGGCACGGCGCTCATAGTCGGTGTCGACTCGTTCCTGCTGATCGTGGAGCGAGCGAAGCAGGAGGCCGGCCTGTGCATGGACATCCGACGCCCACTCGAAGGGCGTCTCCTCGACGAGCACTCCGGGCTGGTACTCGGTGATCAGCAGATTGGTCGCGCGATCGCTCGTCACGAGCCGGGCGGCGCGCCCACTTCTCGCAAGTGGGGCGGTGTAGGACTCGTAAGCTGTGATCTCCCGCGGGATGTGGTGATTGTCTGGGCCCGCCGCCTTCACAACGAAGTCCTGGTCTCCCGTCCGTACATGCAGCACGTGAGTGTCCACCAAGCCCCACGACATGTCTTCCACCAGCGCGGGTACGCCGAGGTGACGCTCGACAAAGGCCGCTTGCATCTTGTCGAGGAGCCCCTGATCCCATTCGGCCACGCATTCAGACTACGAGCCGGAAAGGCGAATTCCCGAGGCTTTCAACTCGAGGGCCGCGAGTTGCCTGATGACGTCCGTGTCGCCGCGGCGCCAGGCGCCGGCGACGTCCGCGTTCACGCGTGCGAGGTCCTGCGGCGACCGGGTGGCGAGTGCCCGGAACGCAAGCAGGTCCAGGGATGTCGGGGAGTCGGTGAGGCGCTTCGCCGCGGCGCGGCGAGCGATGCCGGTGATTCGAGGACGGATCCAACCGAACAGCAAGATCAACACGACCAGACCGACAACCGTCCATGCGGTGAAAGCCGCGAGACTTTGCACGGTCCGCTGCCAATCGTCGCCGGCGGCAGCGAGCGTCCCACCCGCGTCGCTGGCGGCGTCGAACGGTGCCCTTATGCTCCCGCCGATCAGCGGTATCGCAGCCAGGCTGTCGCCGATGTCGCTCATCGTCGACGCGAGGCCGGTTCCTGACTGCTCCACATCCCGACCGATCGCATCGAACGCGGCGATCGCGTTGTGAATCGACACGGCCACAACAATTCCGCCGAGAAGCACCACGAGTGCGAAGACGTCACCCACGATCTGCATCGTTCGTCGCCCGGGAAAATCTGAATACAGCGTCACAGTCATCCCCTTACCCGCGCGAACAAGAACGGTCCCACCATATGCACCTCGCTGGATCGCGAAGGCGACTACAAGTCCTTCATGTAGAACAGCGAGTTCCCGTGGGTGTCGTCAGGTTCAACTCGAGTGGTTTCGACAAATCCGAGTTTGGCCATAACACGACGAGAAGCCGTGTTCCAATCACGGACTGTCGCCCACAGGCGTCGGTAGCCTGACTCCTCCGCCCAGCTGAGCACTGCCCACGAGGCCTCAGTTGCATATCCCTGACGCCAGACCTTACGGAGAAACTCATAGGCCAGTTCTGGCTCGCCTTCCTGTCCGTGGGCGTTTGGAATCAGGCCGCAGTAGCCGATGACCTCGCCGGAACCCCTTCGCTCTGCCGCCAAAAGCCCCAGGGAGGCATCCGGGTCTCCGCGACGGATCCAGCCCTCGATGTCCTCCAGCGTCGGGTGACCATCGGCGGTTATCCGACGATGCGGAGGGACGCGAGGATCGCGCTCGGTCCACAGCTCACGCTGGAGGGCGGCATCGGACACACGCCAACGCCGGAGCAGCAGCCGATCCGTCTCCAGGACGACCTCGCCTTCGGATACTCGCGCGTGGCTCATAGCGATGAGTATGCAGGACAAGCACACGATTGCCCTGGTGCGTGCATTGCTCGCTCGTCGGAAGTTCCGGGTGCGGCGCCGCGGCGGCGATCAGACCGGAGGGCGCGGCCGGGCGTCGGTGCGGTGCCGGTCGGCGCGCTTCGGCCGCGGCTTGGGGCCGGTGGCCGCCTGGCGCGCCCCGTCGTGATCGCGGTGCTGCGCCTCGTCGTGGTCGCGGCGCGGCACGGCGTCGGCGCGGTCGCGAGGCTGCGGCCGCGGCAGGGGGATCGGCGAGGTGAGCGCCACTTGCTCCGAGAAGTCGGCCGGCACGAGCCGGTCATTCGGCACGGGCGGCACGAGCTCGCCCTCGCCCGGCTTGGCACGGTCGTGCACGAGCCGCACGGGCCGGGTGGCGACGACGGCGATCGCGGCGGTCGGGGCATCCGCGAATCGCACTGCGGGTCGCCAAGCGGATCGCGGATGCCGCACCACGCGCATGCCCCGTGCGAACAAGAGCCAGCCGAGCCCGATGAGAGCCGCGACGACGGCGGCGACCGCGGCGACGCCGAGCGCCCAGCGCGGACCCCACGCGTCGGCGACGGCGCCCACGATGGGTGCTCCGAGCGGCGTGCCGCCCGAGAGGATCGCCATGTAGAGGGCCATCACCCGGCCGCGGAGCTCGGGCTCGGTCGTCGTCTGCACATAGCCGTTCGCCGTGGTGAGGATGGTCACCGCGCCGAAGCCGATGAGCATCGTGGAGGCCGCGAAGGTCCAGAACGTGGGCATGAGGGCGGCGATGAGGACGGCGGCGCCGAAGAATCCCGACGCGAGGATGATCACGCGCATCCTGGCTCGGTCGCGACGAGCGGCGAGGAGCGCCCCGGTGAGCGAGCCGATCGCGAGGATCGACGACAGCAGGCCGTATTCGCCCGCTCCGCGGCCGAACTCGACCGCCATCGTCGAGGAGAAGATCGGGAAGTTCATGCCGAATGCGCCGATGAGGAACACCATGACGAACACGATCACGAGGTCGGGGCGACGGGCGACGTAGCGGAAGCCCGCAACGAACTGGCCGCGCGCGCGAGGGGCTCGCGGCATCCGTGTCAATTGCCTGCCGCGCAGCATCGCGAGTGCGACCAGCACGGCGAGGAACGTGGCTCCGTTGATGATGAACACCCAGCCCGAGCCGACGAGCACGATGAGGAAGCCGGCCGAGGCGGGGCCGATCATCCGCGCAGCGTTGAACGAGGCGGAGTTCAGCGCCACGGCGTTCGACATGTGCGAACTCGACACGAGGTCGGCGACGAAGGTCTGGCGAGCGGGCGTGTCGACGGCGTTGACGATGCCGAGGAGCAGCGCGAACACGTAGAGGTGCCAGAGCTCGGCCTCGCCGAACACGAGCAGGAGGCCGAGCGCGACGCCGAGCGTCATGAGCGCGGTCTGCGTGACCATGAGGATCTTGCGCCGGTCGAAGCGATCGGCGATGAGCCCGGTGACGGGAACGAGCAGCAGTTGCGGGGCGAACTGCAGTGCCATCGTGATGCCGACGGCGAAGGCGTCGTTGTCGGTGAGCTCGGTGAGTACCACCCAGTTCTGGGCGGTGGCCTGCATCCAGGCTCCGACGTTCGAGACGAGGGCGCCGATGAACCAGATTCGGTAGTTGCGGTGGACGAGGGAGCGGAACATTGCACTCACTGGGTGGCGAGTCCTCCCATCAGTTCAGCGGCCCGGGCGAGGGTCGCGCGGTCTTCTTTCGAGAGCTCGCGAAGGCGCGTGGTGAGCCAGGCGTCGCGCTTCGAGAGCGTGGCCTTCACGACGTCGCGGCCGGCGTCGCTCAGGGTGATGTTGGTCTTGCGGCGGTCGACGTCGTCGAGGGTGCGCGCGAGATAGCCGGCCTCTTCGAGGTGGTTGACCGTGCGGTTCATCGACGGCGCCGACACCCGCTCGCGCTCGGCGAGCTGGGTGAGAGTCTGGCTGCCGTGCCGGTAGAGCTCGCCGAGCACCGCGAACTGCGCGTCGGAGAGGGCCTGGTCGGCCTTCTGCGCACGGATGCGGCGGGCCAGCCGGAAGGTCGCGAGACGGAGTTCGGTGCTCTGCTCCGCGATCGTTGCCATAGATTACTTAGCATAGCTCATTAGCCTTGCTAAGTAAAGTCTGCGGATGCCTGCGCCGCCCACGCCGCACGCGCGACGCACCCCGGTAACATCGCGGTAACCACAGACTGGGAGCCTCGTGCCATGGGAACGCTCTTCGACGGCTACACCCCGGCTCGCTCGGGCCGCAAGCGCAAGCGGCGAGCGCAACCGTGGGACGAGATGTTCCCGACCGACGGGGTGAGTGTGCGCGAGCCCTACCGCGAGCTGTATCCGGCCCTCGCCCGCATGACGCAAGAGGAGCTCCGCGGGCGCACCGACGCGCTCGCGAGCTCGTATCTCGCCCAGGGCGTCACCTTCGACTTCGCGGGTGAGGAGCGGCCCTTCCCGCTCGATGCCGTGCCGCGCGTCATCGCGGCACCCGAGTGGACCATCGTCGAAGCGGGCGTCGCCCAGCGGGTGCGCGCCCTCGAGCGGTTCCTCGCCGACGTCTACGGGCCCCAGGCGGCCGTGCGCGACGGCGTCATCCCGGCCGCGCTCATCAGCTCCTCGACGCACTACCACCGGCAGGCCGCCGGGATCTCGAGTGCGAACGGCGTGCGCATCCACGTCGCCGGCATCGACGTCATCCGCGACGAGCGCGGCGACTGGCGAGTGCTCGAAGACAACGTGCGGGTGCCGAGCGGCGTGAGCTACGTCATCTCGAATCGACGGGTGATGGCGCAGACCCTGCCCGAGCTCTTCGTCTCGATGCGCGTGCGGCCGGTGGGCGACTACCCGAACAAGCTGCTGCAGGCGCTGCGCGCGAGCGCGCCCGAGGGCGTGGAAGACCCGACCGTGGTGGTGTTGACGCCGGGCGTGCACAACTCCGCGTACTACGAGCACACCCTGCTCGCCCGCCTCATGGGCGTCGAGCTCGTCGAGGGCCGCGACCTCTTCTGCTCGGGCGGCCGGGTGTGGATGCGCACGACCGCCGGCCCCACGCGCGTCGACGTCATCTACCGCCGCGTCGACGACGAGTTCCTCGACCCGCAGCAGTTCCGGCCCGACTCGGTGCTCGGCGCGCCCGGCATGCTGCTCGCGGCCCGTCTCGGGCACGTCACGATCGCGAACGCCGTGGGCAACGGCGTCGCCGACGACAAGCTCGTCTACACCTACGTGCCCGACCTCATCCGCTACTACCTCGGCGAGGAGCCGATCCTGCCCAACGTCGACACGTGGCGGCTCGAGGAGCCCGAGGCGCTCGCCGAGGTGCTCGACCGGCTCGACGAAGTCGTCGTGAAGCCCGTCGACGGCTCGGGGGGCAAGGGCCTCGTCATCGGTCCGGATGCCTCGAAGGCCGAGCTCGCCCAGCTGCGAACGCAGCTCCTCCGCGACCCGCGCGGCTGGATCGCACAACCCGTCGTGCAGCTCTCGACGATCCCCACGCTCGTCGAAGACGGCATGCGGCCTCGTCACGCCGACCTCCGGCCCTTCGCCGTGAACGACGGCACCGACGTGTGGGTGCTGCCCGGCGGCCTCACTCGAGTGGCCCTGCCCGAGGGGCAGCTCGTCGTGAACTCGAGCCAGGGCGGCGGCTCGAAGGACACGTGGGTGCTCGACGGCGACTCCGCGAACGGGGCTGGTGCCGGGGCCGCGGGCACGATGCGCGCCGGACGCTCCACTGCGGGCATGGGCGCGCTCGTCGCCGACCAGGCCACGAAGGCGGTCGAGACGAGCGCGATCGCCGTCGTGGCGGCCGCCGATGCGGGGTCCACCGGGGGCTCCACGCATGGGCTGCATCCACCCGAGGCCTCACCGCAAGACGAGGAGGCGCCCGTGCGCCAGCAGCAGCAACAACAGCAGCAGGCCCGCGGGGCGGAGGCGTTCCCATGCTGAGCCGCATCGCCGAGTCCCTCTTCTGGATCGGCCGGTACATCGAACGCAGCGACGGCACCGCGCGCATCCTCGACGTGCACCTGCAGCTCCTGCTCGAAGACCCGTGGATCGACGAGGACACCGCCTGCCGGTCGCTCCTGTCCGTGATGGGCAGCGAGGCGAACGAAGACGTGCCGCTCGGCCGCGACGACGTCATCGCCCTCCTCGCCGTCGACCGCACGCACCCGGCGTCGATTGCGCACTCCATCGCCGCCGCCCGCGAGAACGCGAGGCGCGCCCGCGAGATCGTCTCGACCGAGCTGTGGGAGGCGCTGAACCAGACGAATGCACGGATGCCGCGACGCGTCGCCGGCGACAAGACGCACGAGTTCTTCCGCTGGGTCCGAGACCGTTCCGCGCTCGCGATCGGCGTCGTCGACTCCGCGACGAGTCGCGACGAGGCGTGGCAGTTCTTCTCGCTCGGACGCGCCCTCGAGCGCGCCGACATGACCGCCCGCCTCCTCGCGACGCGCTCGCTCACCGAGGCGAGCGGCCCGAGCTGGACCACGATCCTGCGCAGCTGCGGCGGCTATGAGGCCTACCTCCGCAGCTATCGCGGGGTGCCGTCGACCCAGTCGGCCGCCGAGTTCCTGCTGCTCGACCGACTCTTCCCGCGGTCGATCATCTCGAGCGTCATCCGTGCCGAGGAATCGCTGCGCGAGATCGACCCGCGTGCCGGCCGTGTCGGCGTCACCGACCAGGGGCAGCGACTGCTCGGCCAGATCCGCTCCGAGCTCGAGTACCGTCCGATCGCCGAGATCCTCACCGACCTGACGGCGCACATGGAGCATATCCAATCGGTCACCTCGTCGGCGAGCGAGGCGATCCGGCAGCGCTACTTCCCGACGAGCGTCGCGCCGGTCTGGATCGGGGAGGTTTCATGAGCCGCATCAGCATCGTGCACCGCACGGGCTTCAGCTACGAGCAGCCCGCGACGGCGTCGTACAACGAGGCGCG
The Agromyces albus DNA segment above includes these coding regions:
- a CDS encoding MarR family winged helix-turn-helix transcriptional regulator, yielding MATIAEQSTELRLATFRLARRIRAQKADQALSDAQFAVLGELYRHGSQTLTQLAERERVSAPSMNRTVNHLEEAGYLARTLDDVDRRKTNITLSDAGRDVVKATLSKRDAWLTTRLRELSKEDRATLARAAELMGGLATQ
- a CDS encoding alpha-E domain-containing protein, which codes for MLSRIAESLFWIGRYIERSDGTARILDVHLQLLLEDPWIDEDTACRSLLSVMGSEANEDVPLGRDDVIALLAVDRTHPASIAHSIAAARENARRAREIVSTELWEALNQTNARMPRRVAGDKTHEFFRWVRDRSALAIGVVDSATSRDEAWQFFSLGRALERADMTARLLATRSLTEASGPSWTTILRSCGGYEAYLRSYRGVPSTQSAAEFLLLDRLFPRSIISSVIRAEESLREIDPRAGRVGVTDQGQRLLGQIRSELEYRPIAEILTDLTAHMEHIQSVTSSASEAIRQRYFPTSVAPVWIGEVS
- a CDS encoding GNAT family N-acetyltransferase, with the translated sequence MSHARVSEGEVVLETDRLLLRRWRVSDAALQRELWTERDPRVPPHRRITADGHPTLEDIEGWIRRGDPDASLGLLAAERRGSGEVIGYCGLIPNAHGQEGEPELAYEFLRKVWRQGYATEASWAVLSWAEESGYRRLWATVRDWNTASRRVMAKLGFVETTRVEPDDTHGNSLFYMKDL
- a CDS encoding MFS transporter, with product MFRSLVHRNYRIWFIGALVSNVGAWMQATAQNWVVLTELTDNDAFAVGITMALQFAPQLLLVPVTGLIADRFDRRKILMVTQTALMTLGVALGLLLVFGEAELWHLYVFALLLGIVNAVDTPARQTFVADLVSSSHMSNAVALNSASFNAARMIGPASAGFLIVLVGSGWVFIINGATFLAVLVALAMLRGRQLTRMPRAPRARGQFVAGFRYVARRPDLVIVFVMVFLIGAFGMNFPIFSSTMAVEFGRGAGEYGLLSSILAIGSLTGALLAARRDRARMRVIILASGFFGAAVLIAALMPTFWTFAASTMLIGFGAVTILTTANGYVQTTTEPELRGRVMALYMAILSGGTPLGAPIVGAVADAWGPRWALGVAAVAAVVAALIGLGWLLFARGMRVVRHPRSAWRPAVRFADAPTAAIAVVATRPVRLVHDRAKPGEGELVPPVPNDRLVPADFSEQVALTSPIPLPRPQPRDRADAVPRRDHDEAQHRDHDGARQAATGPKPRPKRADRHRTDARPRPPV
- a CDS encoding circularly permuted type 2 ATP-grasp protein, encoding MGTLFDGYTPARSGRKRKRRAQPWDEMFPTDGVSVREPYRELYPALARMTQEELRGRTDALASSYLAQGVTFDFAGEERPFPLDAVPRVIAAPEWTIVEAGVAQRVRALERFLADVYGPQAAVRDGVIPAALISSSTHYHRQAAGISSANGVRIHVAGIDVIRDERGDWRVLEDNVRVPSGVSYVISNRRVMAQTLPELFVSMRVRPVGDYPNKLLQALRASAPEGVEDPTVVVLTPGVHNSAYYEHTLLARLMGVELVEGRDLFCSGGRVWMRTTAGPTRVDVIYRRVDDEFLDPQQFRPDSVLGAPGMLLAARLGHVTIANAVGNGVADDKLVYTYVPDLIRYYLGEEPILPNVDTWRLEEPEALAEVLDRLDEVVVKPVDGSGGKGLVIGPDASKAELAQLRTQLLRDPRGWIAQPVVQLSTIPTLVEDGMRPRHADLRPFAVNDGTDVWVLPGGLTRVALPEGQLVVNSSQGGGSKDTWVLDGDSANGAGAGAAGTMRAGRSTAGMGALVADQATKAVETSAIAVVAAADAGSTGGSTHGLHPPEASPQDEEAPVRQQQQQQQQARGAEAFPC